CCTTACTTAACAAATATTAACTGTTTGACTAGCTCAAAGTCGAGCAAGATGTAAACATTAATCTCAATAATTATTTGAATATTGCAACGCTAATTTAAAATTTGGTTTAGGTTAAATTTAAGGCGATGTTTGCCAATTTAAATTAATTTAAAATATTAGGTTGAGTTTATCTCATTGAGCTAAGAATTTTTAGAAGCTAAATTTTATCTCAAATTAAAAATTGTAGTTAGTTATTGAAAGATAAAAACCTGCTTTAATATATTTAAAATCATGTTTGTAGCTAATCTAAGCTTGCTATAAAAGACAAAAAGTTAATAGTTATGCTGACTAATAATGCCGCTTATTTAAAAGATTTTGTTCATCCAGTTTCGCTCTGTCAACCAGAGTCAGATTTAGGCAGCATCCTCAAAATTTTTCAACATTTGAAGTGTAAATTGTTGGCAATTCCTCAAAATTCTGGGGGTTGGGGAATTATTAATTCTGAAGATTTACTCTCCTTAATCGCTAAAACTTGGTTGGCGGAGAAAATGGCATTAGTTAGTCATCCTAGAAGTGAAGCTTACCAACGCAGCATTCCTTATGTAAAGACTTCCGACTTTGATTCGATAATTAAACCCGCGCTGATTTGCCAGGCAGATACCCAGCTTGATGAATTTTTAAATTATTTACATTATGAATCTCTATTTGATAATCAAGACGAATACTTGGTTGTTAATGCTATGGGAGAGCTACAGGGAAAGCTAGATCGAAACAAAATAATTAAATATTTAGCTAAAAAATCTGCAACTAATACTCCTCAATTGCCAGCTAGCTTAAATTACTTGAGCGAATTAATTGATTTTATTGCTTTACCCTTAAAGATAATAGAAACTGTTGAAGGAAAAGACCTTTATCTGAATAAGTGTTGGCAAGAACTGATTACTAGCAACCAAGATTCACAGCCGCCGCTAGAAGAACCCGATGCTATGATCGCGACTTGGTGGATGGAACAGCAGCTAAACTCAGGACAACAGGATTGCGAACAACAAAGCAAATCCCCAAAATTACCAGATTTAGCCAATGGCGATCGCGCTAAGAGTAATTGTCATACCTTGTTGGTGTCTGACATCTCACCAGAAATACCCAATCGAGACAATTTTACACTGTTTAAGCCAAACTCTAGCGAAGAATCTCAGGAACAACTTAGTCTCGATAATTCCCAATGTATAACAATAGAACAGGTTTCAGATTGGAATTATCTTAAGATTCCTCTAGTTGCTAAAAAGTTATCAGGAATAAGTGATTCTCCATATCGCTTGGTTATCGCAACTAAAATAGCTGCAACAAAGCCCTTCAATCCATCAAGCAATAGTGAGTCGCAAACTTTAGCAACAGTTAGCAATAGATTGCTGGCAACCATTAGTCATGAGCTTAAATCCCCTGTGACGGGAATTGTTGGTTTATCTAGCTTGCTTCAAGGACAAAAATTAGGTCAACTGAATCAGCGTCAAGCTCAATACGTGAAGCTGATCCAAAGCAGCGGACAAAAAATGATGGACATCGTTGATGACCTCTTAAGACTTACCAACTTAGCTGATAAACAGCTATTAGAGCCTGAGTTAATCAATTTAGAATTTCTCTGTCGGCAGCTGTATCAACAGGCTGTAAATAAAGTTCAACAACTCGATTGCGAGACAGCGCGATCTTGTTGGTTTCCAACAAAGAGCGACTGTCGAGGGCGGTCATGGCGGGCGGGGCGTACACCAAACTATGCGGTGCGACACGAAGTTAGTCCTTTAGGGCAAGCAAGCCCTGAAGGTTTCCTCCAGGGTCAGCCCCTTGCAAACCCCGCCGATTCTCTTGTTCAATCAGCATCGCTTGACTCTTCGTTTGAGGTTGAAGCTTCACGGCTAACATTAAATATTGAATCAGGAAATGAAATAGCGATCGCCAATAAGTTAGTCTTATCTTGTATACTCTCTCACTTAGTTTTGGAGACAATTCGAGTTGCTCAATCTCCAGACAATTTAAAGATTGACGTTAAGAGTTTACAGGGACTGACTGCAATTGTAGTCAGTAGCGACTTAGGCGACTGGTCATCATCTTCAGAAACTAGCTCATCTGCGCCAGATTCGGGCTTGGATTTAGTAATTGCTGAATACTTAGCCGAAGTTATCCACGGCAGCGTAACTAGTCTTTATTTAGCAAATCGCTGTCAATTCACCCTACTATTGCCCAAAGATAATACTCAGCATCAGCAATTATCTGGTAATTCAATCAGCAATCCCGCAGACCCAACAAAAACTCCTAATCGTAATTTAACTATTCTTTGTCTCTATCCTGAACTTGAAGCGATCGATCCTCAAGCTAATCATCGCAATGGCTCACATTTCGATCTTAAAAGCTGGTCAGACAACAGCGAACAACAAGTTAATTGTCAACACCGCATTATTGAAGCAGACAGCTTAGAACAGGCATATACTTTAGCTCGGATCTGGCAACTAGACGTAATTGTTTTGGATGGCTACCAAATTATTGAACCCGCTCAATTTTTGCGATCGCTTCAAAAATCAGAATATTTAGCTGCTTTACCTTTAATTACTTTAGATGGTAGAACTACAGAAGCAGCAAACCAAATCGAAGGATTAAATGTATACCCATGTCTGCTTCCAGCTGAACATCGCAGCGTTGACAATTTGATGCAGGTAATTCAAATTGCCACAGGAGTTTAAATACTCAGCATAATCGTTAATCGATTGAGATTAATTAGGTTGCGCTGCGGAGGGTAAAAACGGTAATTTCTGGGCGACTACCAAAGCGCAAAGGTAGGTTAGTCATGCCTAAGCCCCGATTAGTATAAGTTATAGTGTTTTCAACCTGATTCAATCCAGCGAAATATTTTCTTCCCCCAGGCGGCAATACTAAAGGACCAAGAAAAGGAACTCTAATTTGTCCTCCATGAGAATGACCTGATAATTGAAGCGCGAATTGATGAGTCGCCGCACTTTTTTCAATATAGTCTGGTTCGTGAACTAGCAATATGGCAGCAGTATCTTTTGGCAGTTGAGCAATAGTTTTCTCCAGGTCTGGGTTGCCCCAATAGGGATCGTCAAGCCCAGCAAAAGCCAATTTTTCGTCACCATGCTCGATCGAGTAAACTTGATTGTCTAAATTGGTGATGTTGCTCTCGATCAAGACTTGTTTCAGCACAGCGATCGCTTCTCCCCAATGATCGTGGTTGCCTAAAACGGAAAATATGCCTGACTTAGACTTTAGCTGACTTAATGTTTGCCTGAGTCGGTTGGCATCAAACCTGTTGTTTTGAGTAATTAAATCTCCCGTAATGGCGATCGCATCTGGCTGTTGTTGATTAACTAATCTAATAATTCTGGCTAACCGCTGTTCTGGCATAAATTTACTGGTATGAAGATCGCTAATCTGGACGATTTTAAAATTGTCGAATGTCCGAGCCAGATTAGGAATTGTTAACTGAATTGACACAACTTCAATCCAGTTAGGCTCTATTTTTGAACCGTAAATATAACAACAGGTAAAAAAAACAATTGTAATTAGCGTAAATTTACTTATCCATCTTCTAATTTTTCTGCGTATCAAAGGATGTTGCTTGGCAGGCATAATAAAAATTTTAGAAGCTGAAAGCTGCTTTTCTATACTAGTCTTAATCTATAAATTTTGACATTTCGTAATCTTAGCGAAAAATTTATTGAGCAGATTAAAATTCAGTATGCCCCGTCAGTTGTCAATCATGATTAAGATGGCTTTTTAAAGCAATAATTTATAACTTTAGAATGAAATATCTCCATCAACACGTAATTATCACCGGTGGTTCTAGTGGCATTGGTAAAGCAGTAGCTAAATTATTAGCGCAGCAAGGGGCAAACCTGTCGCTGATTGCCCGCGATTCCCAAAAGCTCGCGAATGCTCAACGGGAAATAGCAGCAGCAAGCGTTAATTCAACCCAAAGAATCCTGACTACTACCGCAGACGTAGCAAATCGGCAGGCAATCAGCATCGCAATCGAGCAAGCGATCGCTGCATTAGGAACGCCAAAACTATTGATCGCTTCTGCTGGAATAGCTCATCCTGGTTATTTTAACCAAATTCCTCTAGAAATTTTTGAACAGACAATGGCGGTAAATTATTTTGGTTCTTTATATAGCATCAGAGCAGTCTTACCAGCCATGGAAGCAAGCAAAAGGGGCAATATAGTCTTGATTTCTTCTGGTGCAGCATTAATCGGCATTTACGGCTATAGTGCTTATTGTCCTTCTAAGTTTGCCCTCAGAGGTCTGGCAGAGTCTTTACGAGGAGAATTAAAGCCCAAAGGTATTAAAATAACAATTGTCTATCCTCCTGATACCGATACTCCTCAGCTAGCAGCGGAAAACAAAATTAAGCCTCCCGAAACCCAGAAAATTACGGCTACGGCAAAAACTTGGAGCGCCGCCGCCGTAGCCGAGCAAATTCTTCAGGGAATAGAAAAGGGCAGTTTTGCGATCGCTCCTGGAACCGAACTTACTATTCTAAATCGATTTCATAGTTTACTTACTCCCATATTAAACTGGTATTTTGACAATCTAATTAAGAAAATTAATCATAAAAAATAGTCAACTCATAAGTCAGAGCAAAAAACAGCCAAAAATATAATTTATAAAGTAAAGTTATTTTTAAAATCTTGTCTAGTCATGGGTTGGTTGACAATAAGTCCTTCTTGTCCCAGGGTTTCCAAAGGTTGACCCTCGACATTAATCCAAACAGGGGTTTTGGGCTCAGAACTAGTCGTGGTATATATAACCTGGGCTAGTCTGCTAGTCATGGCGGCACTACCACCGCCAGAGGTAAACTCTTGAGATAGATTAAGATGAATTCCCTTTTGATCTTTATTTACACTAATTAGTTTAGTTCCCTGAGGAATTGCCGTAGTGTAGGCAGAATCTTGAGGAGGACGAGCTAATAGAGTTTCCAAAGCAGTTTCCAAGATTTGTTCAGATTTAATCGACTTCTGAAAGGTCATGGTATTAGAAACTAGTTTAATACTGTTATCGGTTGGGTCAAGCCAGCAAATTTCGACAACTTTTTGCTCAGTAATTGGTTCTGGTGTTGCCGGGACTTCTGATTCGACTATGGGAGCAGGATTCGGCTGAGTAACTAGAGCTTTTTGTTCTAGGGCGGATTTTGCCCACCAAGCAGCGCCTCCTCCCGCAGCCAAAATAGCCCCTGTGATAACTGCCACCACTGGAAGAGAAAAACGATTTTTATTACGATCCTGCATGGATTAAGCTCCCGATACGAGGAAATAGTTTGATCTTTTCTGAAGATAACGTTGATTTAGTTTCTAGTCTAATAAAACTAACCAATTCTAATCTATCCTCATCAATCTCTAATTGTAAAATACGGGCTAAGATTCCGTCGGCTTCTAGAACATTTAAGTTAAGGCGATCGCTAATACCCTCAGCAAAGCCGTTGAGCAACCTGGACGACATAGGGCGATCGTTGACAGTTCCTCGAGGTTCGATTAAACGGAGTGTTTTACCATTTATAACCTGGATAGCTAGTTCTAAAGTAATATTTAGTTCTCTAGAACGATTATTGATGGTATTAGTTCCAGAAGTCGAGTCATTAATACTAACATTAGGCCTGGGTCTACTTAGCTTAAATCTTAGCTCGATACGATTTGCAGGGCGTAACTCCAGGTGAAGATTTGATAGCTGATAGCTGATGTTGGTTGAACCTGATTTGCTAGTTATCAAACGATTAAGGGTTTTTTGGAGTTGAGCCAAAATTTCAGGAGACTGCAAGGCTTGGTTAAGATCGCTTTGCCTAAAAACCAGTTTTATTGCTCCTGAGGCTGGTTTGGCTAAAGAGTCTCTCAATCCATTAATACTGTTGAAATTTAAGTTTGACAGTCTCAGAGCTATGGGATCGGTTGCTAGATCTACGACGGCAATTCTTAGACCTGGTTGAACCTTAACACCTCTACTAGCAATTCTGACCTGATGAAGCTTTCCTTGAGCAATCTGATAACTAGGTCGATTATCTACTCTAATCGTCTGCTGCTCGACGCTAATTATTTGCGAGCGAATTTGACTAGCAGCGATCGAATCCAAAATTGTACCTCCACCAGATACTAAAGAGAGTAATCCAGACAGCACAATCGTCAGAATTTCCATGGCAAAACTAATCGTTAAACA
This genomic window from Coleofasciculaceae cyanobacterium contains:
- a CDS encoding SDR family oxidoreductase; translation: MKYLHQHVIITGGSSGIGKAVAKLLAQQGANLSLIARDSQKLANAQREIAAASVNSTQRILTTTADVANRQAISIAIEQAIAALGTPKLLIASAGIAHPGYFNQIPLEIFEQTMAVNYFGSLYSIRAVLPAMEASKRGNIVLISSGAALIGIYGYSAYCPSKFALRGLAESLRGELKPKGIKITIVYPPDTDTPQLAAENKIKPPETQKITATAKTWSAAAVAEQILQGIEKGSFAIAPGTELTILNRFHSLLTPILNWYFDNLIKKINHKK
- a CDS encoding DUF2993 domain-containing protein codes for the protein MEILTIVLSGLLSLVSGGGTILDSIAASQIRSQIISVEQQTIRVDNRPSYQIAQGKLHQVRIASRGVKVQPGLRIAVVDLATDPIALRLSNLNFNSINGLRDSLAKPASGAIKLVFRQSDLNQALQSPEILAQLQKTLNRLITSKSGSTNISYQLSNLHLELRPANRIELRFKLSRPRPNVSINDSTSGTNTINNRSRELNITLELAIQVINGKTLRLIEPRGTVNDRPMSSRLLNGFAEGISDRLNLNVLEADGILARILQLEIDEDRLELVSFIRLETKSTLSSEKIKLFPRIGSLIHAGS
- a CDS encoding histidine kinase dimerization/phospho-acceptor domain-containing protein → MLTNNAAYLKDFVHPVSLCQPESDLGSILKIFQHLKCKLLAIPQNSGGWGIINSEDLLSLIAKTWLAEKMALVSHPRSEAYQRSIPYVKTSDFDSIIKPALICQADTQLDEFLNYLHYESLFDNQDEYLVVNAMGELQGKLDRNKIIKYLAKKSATNTPQLPASLNYLSELIDFIALPLKIIETVEGKDLYLNKCWQELITSNQDSQPPLEEPDAMIATWWMEQQLNSGQQDCEQQSKSPKLPDLANGDRAKSNCHTLLVSDISPEIPNRDNFTLFKPNSSEESQEQLSLDNSQCITIEQVSDWNYLKIPLVAKKLSGISDSPYRLVIATKIAATKPFNPSSNSESQTLATVSNRLLATISHELKSPVTGIVGLSSLLQGQKLGQLNQRQAQYVKLIQSSGQKMMDIVDDLLRLTNLADKQLLEPELINLEFLCRQLYQQAVNKVQQLDCETARSCWFPTKSDCRGRSWRAGRTPNYAVRHEVSPLGQASPEGFLQGQPLANPADSLVQSASLDSSFEVEASRLTLNIESGNEIAIANKLVLSCILSHLVLETIRVAQSPDNLKIDVKSLQGLTAIVVSSDLGDWSSSSETSSSAPDSGLDLVIAEYLAEVIHGSVTSLYLANRCQFTLLLPKDNTQHQQLSGNSISNPADPTKTPNRNLTILCLYPELEAIDPQANHRNGSHFDLKSWSDNSEQQVNCQHRIIEADSLEQAYTLARIWQLDVIVLDGYQIIEPAQFLRSLQKSEYLAALPLITLDGRTTEAANQIEGLNVYPCLLPAEHRSVDNLMQVIQIATGV
- a CDS encoding metallophosphoesterase; this translates as MPAKQHPLIRRKIRRWISKFTLITIVFFTCCYIYGSKIEPNWIEVVSIQLTIPNLARTFDNFKIVQISDLHTSKFMPEQRLARIIRLVNQQQPDAIAITGDLITQNNRFDANRLRQTLSQLKSKSGIFSVLGNHDHWGEAIAVLKQVLIESNITNLDNQVYSIEHGDEKLAFAGLDDPYWGNPDLEKTIAQLPKDTAAILLVHEPDYIEKSAATHQFALQLSGHSHGGQIRVPFLGPLVLPPGGRKYFAGLNQVENTITYTNRGLGMTNLPLRFGSRPEITVFTLRSAT
- a CDS encoding GerMN domain-containing protein, producing MQDRNKNRFSLPVVAVITGAILAAGGGAAWWAKSALEQKALVTQPNPAPIVESEVPATPEPITEQKVVEICWLDPTDNSIKLVSNTMTFQKSIKSEQILETALETLLARPPQDSAYTTAIPQGTKLISVNKDQKGIHLNLSQEFTSGGGSAAMTSRLAQVIYTTTSSEPKTPVWINVEGQPLETLGQEGLIVNQPMTRQDFKNNFTL